One Mobula birostris isolate sMobBir1 chromosome 4, sMobBir1.hap1, whole genome shotgun sequence DNA window includes the following coding sequences:
- the dusp28 gene encoding dual specificity phosphatase 28, with translation MLHLCKLTDSLFISNSRSACDDNLLLGEGVTFCINVSKQQPFPGLRVGTLRVPVFDDPAENLYKYFDRCADAIEDAGRAGGRTLVYCKNGRSRSASICIAYLMKCRHLSLQEAFEHLKSVRPSVEPNEGFWAQLQRYESELQSRQSGTISSANG, from the exons ATGCTTCATCTGTGCAAGCTCACTGACTCATTGTTCATCAGCAACTCGCGGTCGGCCTGTGATGACAACCTCCTCTTGGGAGAGGGGGTGACATTTTGCATCAATGTGTCAAAGCAGCAGCCCTTCCCGGGGCTGAGGGTGGGCACCCTGCGCGTCCCCGTCTTCGACGACCCTGCCGAGAACCTTTACAAGTACTTCGACAGGTGTGCCGATGCCATCGAAGATGCTGGCAGGGCCGGCGGCAGGACCCTGGTGTACTGCAAGAATGGACGCAGCCGCTCAGCGTCCATCTGCATCGCCTACCTCATGAAATGCAGGCACCTCTCTCTCCAAGAAGCGTTCGAG CATTTGAAATCAGTAAGGCCATCTGTGGAGCCCAACGAAGGTTTCTGGGCCCAACTTCAAAGGTACGAAAGTGAGCTTCAGTCCAGGCAGAGTGGGACTATTTCTTCAGCCAACGGATGA